The following coding sequences are from one Bufo bufo chromosome 2, aBufBuf1.1, whole genome shotgun sequence window:
- the LOC120989786 gene encoding proepiregulin-like, whose product MNCWRRMSSSLVLLCIHILQIVWCETTVSPSCKPGENCTTTLMHTTESPGVGVMRIVECAADIRQYCVNGRCLYLLDEDEYYCRCEYGYRGLRCTDSDLVQVPANEEYLALTIFLTALLLLAVALVVFFAYKWYSLKKSSQPNQKYKEVGTQNL is encoded by the exons GTATCCATATTCTACAGATTGTATGGTGTGAGACAACAGTTTCTCCTTCATGCAAACCTGGAGAAAATTGCACAACTACTTTAA TGCACACAACTGAAAGTCCAGGTGTGGGGGTGATGAGAATAGTCGAGTGTGCAGCAGATATACGCCAATACTGTGTAAATGGTCGATGCTTGTACCTGTTAGATGAGGATGAATACTACTGCAG GTGTGAATATGGTTATAGGGGTCTTCGATGTACTGATTCAGATTTAGTACAAGTACCAGCCAATGAGGAATACTTGGCCCTCACTATCTTCTTAACAGCTCTGCTGCTTCTAGCAGTTGCACTAGTAGTATTTTTTGCATATAAATG GTACTCACTTAAGAAATCAAGCCAACCCAACCAGAAATACAAAGAAGTTGGTACACAAAACCTATAG